In Apteryx mantelli isolate bAptMan1 chromosome 33, bAptMan1.hap1, whole genome shotgun sequence, the DNA window CACGCCGCGCTGTGCTCGGGGTCTCTGCACCCATGGGCCTCATCTCCTGCCTCCAGAGATGCGTTCAGCTCGTCATCTTGCCCGCATATATACTTGCCTATGTGGGTTTATGGGACTCCTTCTACAAGAAAGTTTTTCCATATATCATGGCCAAGTTTGCACCAATCTACAACCGTAAGGTCTACAAGCAGAAACAAGAGCTGTTCAGCAACTTAAGAAAATTTGCCGGCCCTTCAGGCCAGCTCAGGTTGTTGGAAATTGGCACAGGCACCGGCCCCAATTTCCAGTTCTACCCACCAGGCTGCCGGCTTACATGCACCGATCCTAATCCCAATTTCCAACAGTTCCTCCTCAAGAGCCTCTCGGAGAACCCGCACCTCCACCTTGAACATTCGGTGGTTGCTTCTGGGGAGAATCTGCATCAGATATCGGATGGCACCATGGACGTAGTGG includes these proteins:
- the LOC106499428 gene encoding thiol S-methyltransferase TMT1A-like, whose translation is MGLISCLQRCVQLVILPAYILAYVGLWDSFYKKVFPYIMAKFAPIYNRKVYKQKQELFSNLRKFAGPSGQLRLLEIGTGTGPNFQFYPPGCRLTCTDPNPNFQQFLLKSLSENPHLHLEHSVVASGENLHQISDGTMDVVVCTLVLCSVTDVNKVLKEVLRVLRLGGAFYFLEHVAADHSSWTYFWQRVCDPAWKCFGDGCSLSRDTQKNLEKTNFSELNLRRIHVAPRWIPTSPHIIGYAVK